The Acetomicrobium flavidum genome window below encodes:
- a CDS encoding bifunctional enoyl-CoA hydratase/phosphate acetyltransferase yields MSFKDLNFLFERAQSGKVMKIVIAAAEDGEVLEAVKQASSEGIVDAVLVGDPNKISEVAKSRNIDVSSFEVIPATNDEEAAMKAVQAVSSGKGDLLMKGFIKTSTLLKAVLNKEWGLRTGNLLSHLFLFEVPRLGKVIGLTDGGLNTYPGLQEKLAIVNNAVSCYHALGVDTPKVAALAAVEVVNPDMPCTLDAAALVQMNRRNQIKGCIIDGPLALDNALSVEAAKHKGIVSEVAGSPDILLVPDIEAGNLLGKVILFMANGAGAGVVLGAKVPVVLTSRGDTARTKALSIALGAVLAKN; encoded by the coding sequence ATGTCGTTTAAAGATCTGAACTTTTTGTTCGAAAGGGCTCAAAGTGGCAAGGTGATGAAGATTGTCATCGCTGCTGCCGAAGACGGTGAGGTGTTGGAGGCCGTCAAGCAGGCCAGCAGCGAAGGAATCGTCGACGCGGTATTGGTCGGTGATCCCAATAAAATATCCGAAGTTGCCAAAAGCAGGAACATCGACGTCTCCTCCTTTGAGGTCATTCCGGCTACAAACGATGAAGAAGCGGCGATGAAAGCAGTTCAGGCCGTATCCTCCGGCAAGGGAGATCTATTGATGAAGGGATTCATAAAGACGTCTACCCTTCTTAAAGCGGTCTTGAACAAGGAGTGGGGCCTTAGGACCGGCAATTTGCTGTCTCACCTGTTCTTGTTTGAGGTACCAAGGCTAGGCAAAGTTATAGGATTGACGGATGGTGGGCTAAACACTTATCCGGGGCTTCAGGAAAAGCTAGCCATAGTGAACAACGCGGTTTCCTGTTATCATGCCTTGGGGGTTGACACTCCCAAGGTCGCGGCATTGGCCGCCGTCGAAGTGGTCAACCCCGACATGCCCTGCACCTTGGACGCCGCAGCGTTGGTTCAGATGAACAGGCGAAACCAGATAAAGGGATGCATCATAGACGGTCCTTTGGCGCTGGATAATGCCTTGAGCGTAGAGGCGGCGAAGCACAAGGGTATTGTCTCGGAGGTGGCAGGCTCCCCAGACATACTGCTTGTTCCGGATATAGAGGCCGGCAATCTCCTTGGAAAGGTAATCTTGTTCATGGCAAACGGTGCGGGTGCGGGCGTCGTGTTGGGCGCAAAGGTTCCGGTGGTGCTGACCAGCCGTGGAGATACTGCCAGGACGAAGGCGCTGTCAATAGCCTTGGGTGCGGTCTTGGCTAAAAATTAA
- a CDS encoding phosphate butyryltransferase — translation MKQLRSLTELLSYAREVGPKRVSVALAEDSEVLEAVDHARKEGIADCILVGNTDKMKSIAEEIGVDLSKFQLEDVRGSEESVALAAVEIVSSGKADILMKGMISTANFLRGVLNKEKGLRTGSLLSHVYIHEVEGLDRILFVCDPAFNIAPDLNAKVKIVENTVELAKSFGVETPKVAALAAVEVVNPDMPCTLDAAALVQMNRRNQIKGCIIDGPLALDNALSVEAAKHKGIVSEVAGHAEVLLVPDIEAGNIFAKGIVYLTKNRTAGLVLGAKAPIVLTSRADSAETKLLSIASAVALAAYKGRK, via the coding sequence TTGAAACAGTTACGTTCTCTAACAGAGCTTTTGTCCTATGCGAGGGAAGTAGGTCCCAAAAGGGTAAGTGTTGCTTTGGCCGAGGACAGCGAGGTCTTGGAGGCTGTCGATCATGCCCGCAAAGAGGGCATCGCGGATTGCATACTTGTCGGAAATACCGACAAGATGAAGAGCATTGCCGAAGAGATTGGGGTCGACCTTTCTAAGTTCCAGCTGGAAGACGTTCGCGGCAGCGAAGAAAGTGTTGCCCTTGCGGCAGTGGAGATAGTTTCATCAGGCAAGGCCGATATACTCATGAAGGGCATGATATCGACTGCCAATTTCTTAAGAGGCGTGTTGAACAAGGAAAAGGGATTGAGGACCGGCTCACTGCTTTCGCACGTTTATATCCATGAGGTTGAAGGTCTGGATCGCATTCTTTTTGTTTGCGACCCGGCATTCAACATAGCTCCCGACCTTAACGCCAAGGTCAAGATCGTCGAAAACACCGTGGAGTTGGCCAAGTCCTTTGGAGTAGAAACTCCCAAGGTCGCGGCATTGGCCGCCGTCGAGGTGGTCAACCCCGACATGCCCTGCACCTTGGACGCTGCAGCGTTGGTTCAGATGAACAGGCGAAACCAGATAAAGGGATGCATCATAGACGGTCCTTTGGCGCTCGATAATGCCTTGAGCGTAGAGGCGGCGAAGCACAAGGGTATTGTCTCGGAGGTGGCAGGGCATGCCGAAGTCTTATTGGTTCCCGACATCGAGGCGGGCAATATCTTCGCAAAGGGGATAGTTTACCTGACGAAGAACAGGACGGCAGGCTTGGTCCTGGGAGCCAAAGCGCCGATAGTGCTTACAAGCCGTGCCGACAGCGCTGAGACGAAGCTGTTGTCCATAGCCTCTGCTGTGGCATTGGCTGCCTATAAAGGTCGAAAATAG
- the buk gene encoding butyrate kinase codes for MGLPRILAINPGSTSTKIAYFEGDRECWRDTQRYDIDVLKNFSNIIEQEGFRLEEIKRALRAHGTKLEDIDAFVGRGGLLHPIPAGTYRINDLMLEEMRACKYGVHASNLGAILAHRLAKEAGGKPCFIVDPVVVDELCDEARISGFPEIERKSIFHALNQKATARRVAKELGKKYEELRLVVAHMGGGISVGAHLYGKVVDVNNALDGEGPFSPERSGTLPAGQLVNYCYSGKVTLDEMLKKLVGQGGMVAHLGTNDVREVEKRIAAGDKKAELVYNAMAYQVAKAIAEYSAVLSGQVDAIVITGSIAYSDRFVDLVTRRVSFIAPIFVYPGEDEMLALAQGALRVLTGEEEAKEYAY; via the coding sequence ATGGGATTGCCTAGGATATTGGCCATCAACCCGGGGTCGACGAGCACTAAAATTGCATACTTCGAAGGAGATAGGGAGTGCTGGCGTGATACCCAGAGATATGACATAGATGTGTTGAAAAATTTTAGCAACATAATAGAGCAGGAAGGCTTTAGGTTAGAGGAGATAAAGAGAGCGCTTCGTGCGCACGGCACCAAGCTCGAGGATATAGACGCCTTTGTGGGGCGTGGCGGCCTGCTACACCCCATTCCTGCGGGGACGTATCGCATTAACGATCTCATGCTAGAGGAGATGCGCGCCTGCAAATACGGCGTCCATGCCAGTAACTTAGGGGCAATACTTGCCCACAGGTTAGCCAAAGAAGCCGGTGGAAAGCCCTGCTTCATAGTTGACCCTGTCGTGGTCGATGAGCTGTGCGATGAGGCCAGGATATCGGGTTTTCCCGAGATAGAGAGGAAATCCATATTCCATGCCCTGAACCAAAAGGCTACCGCCAGAAGGGTAGCCAAGGAGCTGGGGAAAAAGTACGAGGAGCTTAGGCTTGTAGTCGCCCATATGGGCGGTGGCATCTCTGTAGGTGCACACCTGTACGGCAAAGTGGTCGATGTAAATAACGCCTTAGATGGCGAGGGTCCTTTTTCGCCCGAGCGCTCTGGAACGCTGCCTGCCGGTCAGTTGGTGAATTACTGTTACAGCGGCAAGGTAACGTTGGATGAGATGCTGAAGAAATTGGTGGGCCAGGGGGGCATGGTCGCTCATCTCGGCACTAACGACGTGCGCGAGGTGGAAAAAAGGATAGCTGCCGGAGACAAAAAGGCCGAGTTGGTCTATAATGCCATGGCATACCAAGTTGCTAAGGCTATAGCAGAGTACTCAGCAGTGCTCTCGGGGCAGGTAGACGCGATAGTCATAACCGGAAGCATCGCCTACAGCGATCGCTTCGTGGACCTGGTAACCAGGCGCGTGAGCTTTATAGCTCCTATATTCGTGTATCCGGGCGAGGACGAGATGCTCGCCTTGGCACAAGGAGCTTTAAGGGTATTGACGGGCGAGGAAGAAGCGAAAGAGTATGCCTACTAG
- the tpx gene encoding thiol peroxidase, with protein sequence MERRGIVTMHGNPVTLIGPELKVGDKAPDFVVLDQDMREVKKSDFANKIKVISVTPSLDTPVCDMQAHKFEDEATSLPEDVVVLNISMDLPFAIKRFCTSGNIKKVIALSDHRDASFGTNWGVLMKELRLLARAVFIVDKDDTIRYLQIVPEATHQPDYDAALNVLKSLIK encoded by the coding sequence TTGGAGAGAAGGGGAATAGTCACCATGCACGGCAATCCCGTGACCTTGATAGGTCCCGAATTAAAGGTTGGGGATAAAGCCCCGGATTTTGTTGTCTTGGATCAAGACATGCGAGAGGTCAAAAAATCGGACTTTGCAAACAAGATCAAGGTCATATCCGTCACGCCTTCGTTGGATACTCCGGTATGCGACATGCAGGCCCACAAGTTTGAAGACGAGGCCACGTCACTGCCAGAAGACGTAGTGGTATTAAACATATCCATGGACTTACCCTTTGCGATAAAGAGGTTCTGCACCAGCGGCAACATAAAGAAGGTCATCGCGCTATCCGATCATCGGGATGCCTCCTTTGGGACCAATTGGGGGGTTTTGATGAAAGAGCTCAGGCTCCTCGCAAGGGCCGTGTTCATAGTGGACAAGGACGATACCATACGCTACCTACAGATAGTGCCAGAAGCGACACATCAGCCGGACTACGATGCTGCCTTAAACGTCCTAAAAAGCTTGATAAAATAA
- the cysE gene encoding serine O-acetyltransferase, with protein sequence MGKIWQTVKSDFQAVKDRDPAIPDGLRGFFEVILCTPGFQAILAHRLIHFLHTRLRIPILPRFLGLIVRWWTGIEIHPGAQIGKGVFIDHGMGVVIGETAIVKDNVTLFHGVTLGGTGKEKGKRHPTVEEGAFIGAGAKILGNITIGKNSKIGAGSVVVKDVPPDSTVVGIPAFMVKHKGFKLREATANVQLANTILRRIEEMEQELKLLKEELRNVQDQLSIQNKQEVA encoded by the coding sequence ATGGGGAAGATATGGCAAACCGTAAAATCTGATTTTCAGGCTGTTAAGGATAGAGACCCCGCCATACCCGACGGACTTAGAGGATTCTTTGAGGTTATCTTGTGCACGCCGGGCTTTCAGGCGATACTTGCGCATAGGTTAATACATTTTTTACATACAAGGCTTCGCATACCCATCTTGCCCAGGTTTTTGGGGTTGATCGTTCGCTGGTGGACCGGAATAGAGATACATCCGGGAGCACAAATAGGTAAAGGGGTATTTATAGACCATGGCATGGGAGTGGTGATAGGCGAGACCGCCATCGTGAAGGACAACGTAACGTTATTTCATGGAGTAACGCTGGGCGGTACCGGCAAGGAAAAGGGGAAACGCCACCCCACCGTCGAGGAGGGAGCCTTCATAGGTGCGGGAGCTAAAATACTTGGGAATATAACTATCGGCAAAAATTCCAAGATCGGTGCCGGCAGCGTGGTCGTAAAGGATGTTCCGCCGGACAGCACTGTCGTTGGAATTCCTGCCTTCATGGTCAAGCATAAGGGATTTAAGCTGCGCGAAGCCACGGCTAATGTCCAGTTGGCGAATACCATTTTGAGGCGAATAGAGGAGATGGAACAGGAGCTGAAGCTGTTGAAAGAGGAGCTTAGAAATGTGCAAGATCAGCTCAGCATACAAAATAAACAGGAGGTTGCATGA